The Atribacter laminatus genome contains the following window.
TTCAATGTCCGAACTGCCAACGCTTCATTTTCTTTAAGTAGTTTTTAAATGGTCCATTTGGTTTCAAATCACCCTCAAGAAAACCATCTTACCTTCATTACCATTCATTTTATACAATACTTGTCTTGATTTTAAAGATAAACCCTCCCACCAATTGCTGGCATCAAATGAAGTTGAAAACATATGCTCAATAACCAATTTTCCCTTTTAGCAAAGGGGGTTAGGAGGATTTGATTTTTTTTACTGCTCCGTCATTGCGAGGAGCGTTTTGTGCGACGTGGCAATCTCTCATTTGTTAGAATCAGTGAGTCGTGAGAAGTGTGACGTGAGCCGGATAAAAGAAACAGCAAGTGATGATAAAAACGACAATCTGGTGTTTCTTTCCCTAAAGGCCTGAAGATGAGATCCTTAAAAATAATTTGGAAATAAAAAAAATTAAAGGATGAGATCCTCACGGATTCAAAAGACGAATCCTCAGGATGACGCTTGCGGCGTCAGATGAGATCCTCGTGCTTCCGAATACAAAGCCTCAGGATGACGGCATTATTAATCGTTCCGGTATTTTTAGAATAGTGTATAATATCAGTGGGAAGATCTGGCAACCGCAGGTAAACAAACCTGAGGAAAGTCCGAACTCCACAGAGCAAGGTACTGGATAACATCCAGCGGGGGTAACCCCGGGAAAGTGCCACAGAAAAGCAAACCACCTTGGTTTTTTACCAAGGCAAGGGTGAAAAGGCGAGGTAAGAGCTCACCGATCACCGGGTGACCGGTGTTATCTGGAAAACCCTACCTGGAGCAAGGCCAAATAGGAAGGAATGAGGCTGCTCGCTGACCTTCGGGTTGGCCGCTTGAGGAACCGGGCAACCGGTTTCCCAGATAGATGGTTGTCGTTCTCTTTTGAGAATACAAAATTCGGCTTATCGATCTTCCTAAAAAAGAAAGGTTAAGTTATCTTTCTGATAACTTAACCTTTCTTTTTTTTAAATTTCCAGCAAAAATTATCTTTTACGCAAGATCGAATGCATAGCAATAGATACGATGACAATTAAACCATATATAAGCTGGGTCCAGAATCCGGTCATACCAATTGCAATGATTCCCGCTTCTAAGCATCCTAATATAATTGCACCGATAAAGGTGCCAAAAATGGTCCCCACTCCTCCATCAACCGGAGTCCCTCCTAAATATACTGCAGCAATTGTTTTCAAAAGATATCCTTGACCAAGAGTTGGCCAATAATAAGTTACCTCGAGGCTGGCAAGAACACCTGCAAAAGCAGAAAATAAACCCATTTGGGTAAAAACCATCATTTTTACCCAGTCAACATTAACTCCCATTACTCGGGCACTCTCTGGATTGTCACCGGTAAAGTAAACATGGGCACCAAATCGATGACGATTTAAAAAAAACCAAATAAAGAAAGCTATGATCACCGTCCAAATCATCTGCGCGGGAACCAAGCCTCCCAATCTTCCAACTAATAATTTATAGACAGCGCTGGTTTTAGCCGGAACCAGTGTTTTTCCTAAACCACCGCTGACTACCGCCGTTGCTCCAGCCCAAAAAAACTGGGTACCAATGGTTGTTATCATGGATGGAAGTTTGAGTTTGACAATCAATAAGCCATTCATCAACCCGGCACCTAATCCAAAAACCAAAGCCAATAGCAACGCCATACCCGGACTTCCGGTTCGATGGAAGATCACAGTAAATACCCACCCCGCAAAACCCATGATCGAAGGAAATGAAAGATCCATCTCACCTGAAATAACGACCAAGGTCAAAGATAATGCCATGATGGCAAAGAAGGGGATGGTTGACATAAAAGAATAATAAATATTATAGGATAAAAAGGTTTGAGGGCTTCCTATGGTAAAAAGGATAAAAATCCCAACCAAAACAATAATGACGCTGATTTGAGATTTACTTTCACTTAGTAGTGCCGAACTCATAATCTCCTCCGTGCTTCCTCTTAAAATGATGCCATAAGACTATTCAAGTCCCAAACCAATTTAATTTTAAGAAAATATTCACCTCTAATTTTTTCCGCTAATCTTACGGCATTTTGGATTGCATATCATCCTGGGGTTGATCACAAGCAACAGTTGAAGCCTCATTATCACTTAATTTTCCCGTTCGAGCTACCAGATAAAGTCGGTTAACTAATTCTTCCAAAGATACTTCATCTTTGCGAAATTGCCCAACAACACTACCTCGGTCCAGCACAACAATGCGGTCGGCCACCGGATAGACATGATATATATTATGTGTGATAAAAATACATGACTTCCCCCTCATTTTGATATCATCAACAAAACCAAGTACTTTCTGAGTTTCAGATAAAGAAAGTCCAGTTGTTGGCTCATCAAGGATGATAAGATCGGCTTCGAAGTGAAGAGCTCGAGCTATGGCCACCCCTTGTTTTTCTCCACCTGACATTGTTCCAACCACTGCATCAGTCGTTAAAGCCGATGAGGTAAAACCCATGTATTCTCTCATAATCCTTTCGGTTTCTTCCTTTTCCCTTTTTACATCGATAAACCCCCAGCGGGAAGTTATTTCTCTTCCCATAAAAATATTTCTCCAAAGACTGTGCTCTTCACTTAAAGCACGTTCCTGGAAAACGGTTTCGATGCCAATATCACGGGCTTTCGCTACATTATAATTGACCAGTTTTTCTCCCTTCCAAAAGAGATCACCGGAGTCCGGTTGATGGACTCCGGTGATAATCTTGATCAGGGTGGATTTCCCGGCACCATTATCACCCAATAAGCCAACCACTTCATTGGTGTTAATTTCCAGGTTAATCCCCTTCAAGACCTCAACATGGCCAAACGATTTCTTGATATTGCATAATTTGACCAAAGACTCTTGAGTAGCCACTAATTATCGAATCCCTTCTTCAGCCAGCTTTGCAACAGCTTCGACATTGTCAGCATCTATAAATCCGGAACCGGTATCGATATGCAGCCCGGAAAAACCATATTTTTTAGTTAAGCAAATCTGGAGTATTGGCAGATATCCTTGGAGATAAGGTTGCTGGTCAAGGATCAAATCGCAAAAACCATTTCGAATCGCCTCAACCGTAGCTGCGGTCAAGTCAAACCCAATCCCGATCACATCATCTGGACCCTTGCCAGCTCCCTTTAAATAGGTTTCCAAAGTAGCGGTGAGTCCACCGTGATCAGTCACGATAATTTTGCAATCTGGATGAGAAGAGAGATAACCACTAACTATTGGGGTTCCCAATGGAGCATCAGCGTTCACTTCAGGAGATATCTCGATATAGTCGACGACTAATTTGGCTTCTTCAAATGCATCGATTACGCCTTTGGTTCTAAGACCACGAGTTTCTTGGGAAAGTAATCCCCAAACCATGGCCCGATCCCCTTCCTTAAGTCCAAACTTTTCAATCGCTTTTTGACCTAAGGCAAGACCAGAAGCATAGAGTTCCTGACCAACATATCCAAAACCTCTATCTTTATATTTCCCCTCAGCTATTGGCAAAGCAGTGTTTTGCGAAGTAACGATAATGCCTGCGGCGACTGCTTCATCAATAAGCGGATCCAGGGCATCATCTCCAGGGTGTCCCATGATTGCTATTCCATCGGGTTTGGCAGCAATTGCATCTTTAAACTGTGCGACCATCCGGTCTGGTTGCCACTGGGAAAATACATATTCAACCGTGCAACCAAAGTCCTCTTCAGCCGCTTTAGCGCCTCGATATACTACCGAAGCAAAGGGATCTCCTTCTGATCCACCTGGGAAAAAACGAATCCGTATTCCTTCAAA
Protein-coding sequences here:
- a CDS encoding ABC transporter permease, giving the protein MSSALLSESKSQISVIIVLVGIFILFTIGSPQTFLSYNIYYSFMSTIPFFAIMALSLTLVVISGEMDLSFPSIMGFAGWVFTVIFHRTGSPGMALLLALVFGLGAGLMNGLLIVKLKLPSMITTIGTQFFWAGATAVVSGGLGKTLVPAKTSAVYKLLVGRLGGLVPAQMIWTVIIAFFIWFFLNRHRFGAHVYFTGDNPESARVMGVNVDWVKMMVFTQMGLFSAFAGVLASLEVTYYWPTLGQGYLLKTIAAVYLGGTPVDGGVGTIFGTFIGAIILGCLEAGIIAIGMTGFWTQLIYGLIVIVSIAMHSILRKR
- a CDS encoding ATP-binding cassette domain-containing protein, giving the protein MATQESLVKLCNIKKSFGHVEVLKGINLEINTNEVVGLLGDNGAGKSTLIKIITGVHQPDSGDLFWKGEKLVNYNVAKARDIGIETVFQERALSEEHSLWRNIFMGREITSRWGFIDVKREKEETERIMREYMGFTSSALTTDAVVGTMSGGEKQGVAIARALHFEADLIILDEPTTGLSLSETQKVLGFVDDIKMRGKSCIFITHNIYHVYPVADRIVVLDRGSVVGQFRKDEVSLEELVNRLYLVARTGKLSDNEASTVACDQPQDDMQSKMP
- a CDS encoding substrate-binding domain-containing protein, which encodes MKKFLVLVLVLSLVLTLVGAASAQGKHFEGIRIRFFPGGSEGDPFASVVYRGAKAAEEDFGCTVEYVFSQWQPDRMVAQFKDAIAAKPDGIAIMGHPGDDALDPLIDEAVAAGIIVTSQNTALPIAEGKYKDRGFGYVGQELYASGLALGQKAIEKFGLKEGDRAMVWGLLSQETRGLRTKGVIDAFEEAKLVVDYIEISPEVNADAPLGTPIVSGYLSSHPDCKIIVTDHGGLTATLETYLKGAGKGPDDVIGIGFDLTAATVEAIRNGFCDLILDQQPYLQGYLPILQICLTKKYGFSGLHIDTGSGFIDADNVEAVAKLAEEGIR